A section of the Gallus gallus isolate bGalGal1 chromosome 4, bGalGal1.mat.broiler.GRCg7b, whole genome shotgun sequence genome encodes:
- the SMIM19 gene encoding small integral membrane protein 19 yields the protein MAAAAGGAGGGGSAALGDSGAIDYSVHEAWNEATNVYLLVVLASLALLVYTRRNKRRILRIFTLPPAAETPAEPNFYNSMKKIRLRQQLEMYSIARKYEQQQQQQPPKQTESVQLSVE from the exons ATGGCGGCAGCGGCCGGGGGGGCGGGCGGAGGCGGTTCGGCGGCGCTGGGCGACAGCGGGGCCATCGACTACTCGGTGCACGAGGCCTGGAACGAAGCCACCAACGTGTacctgctggtggtgctggcCAGCCTCGCCCTGCTCGTCTATACGCGGCG GAACAAGAGGAGGATCCTGCGCATCTTCACTCTGCCCCCTGCAGCCGAGACGCCGGCCGAGCCCAACTTCTACAACAGCATGAAGAAGATCCGCCTGCGGCAACAGCTGGAGATGTACTCCATCG caagaaaatatgagcagcagcagcagcagcagccaccaaaACAGACTGAAAGCGTACAGCTGTCAGTGGAGTAA